The sequence GGCCGAGTCGAAAGAGGTCGTCTCGGCGGTCTCCTCGTTTTCGCTCGCGTTGTGCGACCAGCTCGTCAGGTTCTCGATCGGTAGCCATCGCTTGTGGTGGGCGTGCGACTGGTCGAGGACTTCGAAACGCCATCCGCGGGCGTCAATCGGTCGTCCCATGCTGGAACTCTCCTTCTGTTGTTGTCAGTTGGCGCGGTGTGTGGTCGGCGCCCCGATGTCGAGGTCGAAATTCACGACGTGTTCGTGTCGGCCGCAGGAATCGGGGGCCATGGGGGCCGGGGTGGCGCGTGCGGCGGCGAGGACAAGCCACGTGCCGTCGGGTAGTTCTCGCCCGGCGAGGCCGTGAAGTGCGCTGTAGATCGCGTGAGCGCGGCGGCGAGAGATACGCGGGTCGGGCCCGCCGCGTACGCGCACCTGTAGGCGCGGGGTGTCGTAGGCGTTGCGGGCATCGGGCGCGGCGCCGTCGTACAGCCACAGGGCGACCGCGGCATCGGGGGCCGGCGGCATGATCTCGACGAACAGATCGCCGGCCGTACCGGTCGGGTCGTAGGTGACCAGTCCGCGGCCGTCGAGCAGGCGGGCGACGCCGTCGAGCGGGTCGAGGTCAGCCACGCAACGACCTCCGCAGTTGCGCGGCGATGATCTCGGCGACCGTGCCGGCCTGCTCGGTGAGTGGCCGTTCGAGGTACTTCGCTGTTCGGCCGGCGTCGTGCCGGTAGCTGAGTTCTTCGTGCTGCCTGATCGCGTACGGGGTGTCGTAGGAAACGCCTGCCTTGAGCTGCGACTCGTCGACGCTTGCGGCGCCGGAGCGTTCGAGGGTGGCCTCTTCAAGCGGAACGACTCGACGGGACTCGGCGAGGACGTGTTCGGCGGCGATGCGTAGTCCTCGCACGGCCCCGGCATGGGTGCCGGCGAGGGCCTGCTCGCCGTGCCATCGCAGGCGGGCGCGCTGCGTCATTCGGCGCTCACCTCCGTTGACTGCGGTACCGGGAGCCCTGGCGCGGTGTGGTGGGCGACGCTGATTGCCCGGGTGGTGCGGCCGTCGGGGAGGGTGATCCGTGACTCGGCCGGACAGTCGAGGCCCGGCTCGGCGATGATCTGCGCGGTACTGGTGACCTCGCGTCCCTCGCGATCACGCACGGTCCGGACCGTCTCCGCGACCAGGGCGGGCACGTCCTCGACGGGCGGACCGTACTGCTGGCCGTACGCGCTGTCGCCGAGGTAGGGCTCGACCGTGATCCGGTGCCGCAGAAGCCACCGGGGGACGTTCACCAGATCACCCCCGGCAGCAGGCCGGCGCAGGACAGGGCGCGGTGTGCGCGGGGGGCGAGGTCGACCTCGCCGGGCGCGGTGGGGGCGTCCTTGCGCCCGGACAGGCTTACGGGGCCGATGCTGACGGAGTCCCATCGACTGGCCGTGCCTGTGCCGTCGTCGCCGATGGCGAGCTGGTACTCGACCTGTGCACAGGTGGCGTCGGCGAGAGCGTCGGCGACCTCGGGTTCGGTCGGCATGCCGGCGCCGTCGGTGGCGTATACGGCCGTGAGTAGGGCGTCGTCCACGTCCTCACTGGCGCGGGCGAGAAGCCGCTCGGCGTCCGCCGGGGCCGGCTGGCCAGTCCACGCCGAGAGACGTTCGGGGGTGGCGTAGGTCCGGCCCATGGCGGCTACTCCTCCTTGCTGCTGCGCTGCTTGCCGCGCGGGCGCGGGGCAGGCTTGGCCGGGGCGGCGCTCTCGCTTGCCGCGAATCCGATGGGGATGGAGTCGGGTACGTCGGGGCGGGTGACGGTGTAGCCGTGGCGCCGGAAGTACAGCAGCGCCCCCGGTGAGGGGTCCTCGGTGACGGCGCGGCCGGCGGTGAATGCGACGCCCGCGACGATGCCCTCGCGCTCGTCCGGCGCGGTGATCTCGTAGCGCAACTAGCTCACCGAACCTTGATGTTCCGCAGCACTGCGGCGGCCTTGGTTGCCTTGAGTGCGACGGCGACGGGGCCGAGTTCGACCTCGCCGCGCTTGACGGCGTAGGCGGTCGAGAAGTCCGGCAGCCACTGCTGCACCAGGTTGCCCGCGGTGGTGGTCACGCCGTGGAAGCCATCGAGGCCGAGACGCACGGCGTACAGGTCGGACAGGCCGGCGACCGGGGCGGCCTCGCCGTCCTCCCCTGCGGCGATCGGCCGAACATCCGCGGGGATCACGGGGTCGCTCGTGCCTGCCTTGGCGCCGAGGTCGATAAGCGGGATGCCGTCGTATCCATCGATGGTGCGGCCGAACGCATCCTCGCTTCGGGTGTAGTAACCCGCCCTGCGGGCGAGGGACTTCACGCGCGCGATGGTCTGCTTATTGCCGAGGATCGCGGACGGGGTGCCGTCGAGCAGGCCGAGGAATTCGTCGATCAGGTCGAGGGCGTCGTTAGCTCGCGCGCGGTCGTCGCCGAGGGCTTCGCCGGTCCAGTCGTGCACGGTCTCGGCGCCTATCTCGGTCGCGCTACCGGCGAGGGCAACGTCGAGGCCGTCGAAACCGGTCTCGCCGTTCGGGGTCGGAACACGCTCGCCGTTGATCACCTGGTCGGAGAAGAACGCGTTCGCGCTCTTGATGGTCTGCCCCATCTGAAGCGTGACCTCGTTGGTAGCGGCCGGGCCGAGGTTGGCGAGGACACGGTCAATCTCGAATGCGCCGCCGAGCGGCACCAGGTCGACGGAGTAGCGGGCGCGCCGGGCCTGGGCGATGTCGTACTCGGTGTTGTAGGGACGGAACGCGGCGCCGCGCTCGGCG is a genomic window of Streptomyces sp. Edi2 containing:
- a CDS encoding major capsid protein encodes the protein MAITLAEAKLNTLDDIDLTVIDEFRKSSWLLDNLTFDQAVNPAGGGATLTYGYTRLVAERGAAFRPYNTEYDIAQARRARYSVDLVPLGGAFEIDRVLANLGPAATNEVTLQMGQTIKSANAFFSDQVINGERVPTPNGETGFDGLDVALAGSATEIGAETVHDWTGEALGDDRARANDALDLIDEFLGLLDGTPSAILGNKQTIARVKSLARRAGYYTRSEDAFGRTIDGYDGIPLIDLGAKAGTSDPVIPADVRPIAAGEDGEAAPVAGLSDLYAVRLGLDGFHGVTTTAGNLVQQWLPDFSTAYAVKRGEVELGPVAVALKATKAAAVLRNIKVR
- a CDS encoding minor capsid protein, whose product is MADLDPLDGVARLLDGRGLVTYDPTGTAGDLFVEIMPPAPDAAVALWLYDGAAPDARNAYDTPRLQVRVRGGPDPRISRRRAHAIYSALHGLAGRELPDGTWLVLAAARATPAPMAPDSCGRHEHVVNFDLDIGAPTTHRAN